From Budorcas taxicolor isolate Tak-1 chromosome 19, Takin1.1, whole genome shotgun sequence, the proteins below share one genomic window:
- the SOST gene encoding sclerostin — MQLSLALCLVCLLVHAAFRVVEGQGWQAFKNDATEIIPELGEYPEPLPEQNNKTMNRAENGGRPPHHPFETKDASEYSCRELHFTRYVTDGPCRSAKPVTELVCSGQCGPARLLPNAIGRGKWWRPSGPDFRCIPDRYRAQRVQLLCPGGAAPRARKVRLVASCKCKRLTRFHNQSELKDFGPEAARPQTGRKLRPRARSTKANRGELENAY, encoded by the exons ATGCAGCTCTCTCTTGCCCTGTGTCTTGTCTGCCTGCTGGTGCATGCAGCCTTCCGTGTGGTGGAGGGCCAGGGGTGGCAGGCCTTCAAGAATGATGCCACGGAAATCATCCCTGAGCTGGGCGAGTACCCCGAGCCTCTGCCAGAGCAGAACAACAAGACCATGAACCGGGCGGAGAACGGAGGGAGACCTCCCCACCACCCCTTTGAGACCAAAG ACGCCTCCGAGTACAGCTGCCGGGAGCTGCACTTCACCCGCTACGTGACCGACGGGCCGTGCCGCAGCGCCAAGCCGGTCACCGAGCTGGTGTGCTCCGGCCAGTGCGGCCCGGCGCGCCTGCTGCCCAACGCCATCGGCCGTGGCAAGTGGTGGCGCCCGAGCGGGCCCGACTTCCGCTGCATCCCCGACCGCTACCGCGCGCAGCGGGTGCAGCTGTTGTGTCCCGGCGGCGCGGCGCCGCGCGCACGCAAGGTGCGCCTGGTAGCCTCGTGCAAGTGCAAGCGCCTCACTCGTTTCCACAACCAGTCCGAGCTCAAGGACTTCGGGCCCGAGGCCGCGCGGCCGCAAACGGGCCGGAAGCTGCGGCCCCGCGCCCGGAGCACCAAAGCCAACCGGGGCGAGCTGGAGAACGCCTATTAG